The Macaca thibetana thibetana isolate TM-01 chromosome 11, ASM2454274v1, whole genome shotgun sequence genome window below encodes:
- the LOC126930222 gene encoding 40S ribosomal protein S17-like, with translation MGHVHTKTVKAAARVIIQQYYMCIGNNFHRNKCMREEMAIIPSKKLRNNIAGCVNHLMKRMQRGPLRGVSIKLQEKERERRDNYVPKVSAPDQEIIEVDPDTEEMLKLLDFGSPSHLPITRPTVGMNFKMPLGAV, from the coding sequence ATGGGGCACGTTCACACCAAAACTGTGAAGGCGGCGGCCCGGGTCATCATACAACAGTATTACATGTGCATAGGTAACAACTTCCACAGAAACAAATGCATGCGTGAGGAGATGGCCATTATCCCCAGCAAGAAGCTCCGTAATAACATAGCAGGCTGTGTCAATCATCTGATGAAGCGGATGCAGAGGGGCCCATTGAGAGGTGTTTCCATTAAGCtgcaggagaaggagagagaaaggagagacaatTATGTTCCCAAGGTCTCAGCCCCGGATCAGGAGATCATTGAAGTAGATCCTGACACTGAGGAAATGCTGAAGCTTTTGGACTTTGGCAGTCCGTCCCACCTGCCGATCACTCGGCCTACAGTTGGGATGAATTTCAAAATGCCTCTGGGGGCTGTTTGA